Proteins from one Listeria innocua genomic window:
- a CDS encoding SMI1/KNR4 family protein — MTIWVRNGNNAATEQEISAKETELGLFLPAEYKELLLKQNGGLIRKNHFPTNEPTSYGLDVAEIYYLASLNELLTDIPEQNDVDLAGKQVYFHRDESRYIGFSYADNKSLPSIIYVDFETLQTLVVAENMAEFLEALYFSPFPVDFAEQFPVKKLDQILASSNVKKTKQLLELLEDYPDKKWYLETLIRLLQKNEIPYNIVVYQSFENQLLYFRRKLVPELVEKIFAMLKDCDGIDQSATTELYKEWE; from the coding sequence ATGACGATTTGGGTTAGAAACGGGAATAACGCTGCAACTGAGCAAGAGATTTCTGCAAAAGAAACGGAACTAGGTTTATTCTTACCAGCTGAATATAAAGAGCTGCTTTTGAAGCAAAATGGTGGATTGATTCGAAAAAACCATTTTCCAACGAACGAGCCAACGTCTTACGGACTTGATGTCGCGGAAATTTATTATTTAGCTAGTTTAAATGAATTATTAACGGACATTCCGGAACAAAATGATGTCGATCTTGCAGGAAAACAAGTTTATTTTCACCGAGATGAATCGCGCTATATCGGTTTTTCTTATGCTGATAATAAGTCTCTGCCTAGCATTATATATGTTGATTTTGAAACGCTACAGACCTTAGTTGTTGCAGAAAACATGGCTGAGTTTTTGGAGGCACTATATTTCAGCCCCTTCCCAGTAGATTTCGCGGAACAATTTCCAGTAAAAAAACTAGACCAAATTCTTGCTTCAAGTAATGTCAAAAAAACCAAGCAATTACTAGAGTTATTAGAGGATTATCCAGATAAAAAGTGGTATTTAGAAACACTCATTCGTTTACTTCAAAAGAACGAAATCCCCTATAATATAGTCGTCTATCAATCCTTTGAAAATCAATTGCTCTATTTCCGGAGAAAACTTGTTCCTGAACTTGTGGAAAAGATTTTCGCGATGCTTAAGGACTGTGATGGAATAGATCAAAGTGCTACTACTGAATTATATAAAGAGTGGGAATAA
- the trmL gene encoding tRNA (uridine(34)/cytosine(34)/5-carboxymethylaminomethyluridine(34)-2'-O)-methyltransferase TrmL, with the protein MPNHIVLYQPEIPANTGNISRTCAGTDTYLHLIRPLGFSTDDKMLKRAGLDYWDNVKLSYYDSLDEFFEKNAGGEFYYITKFGRHVYSDVDYSDPNKNYFFVFGKETTGLPDELLQANEENCLRIPMTDHIRSLNLSNTAAVLAYEALRQQSFGALLQEPNYDRKIFKD; encoded by the coding sequence ATGCCAAACCATATCGTACTATATCAACCAGAAATCCCTGCAAACACAGGAAATATCTCAAGAACATGTGCTGGAACAGATACTTATTTACATTTAATTCGTCCACTTGGTTTTTCCACAGATGATAAAATGTTAAAACGCGCTGGACTGGACTACTGGGATAATGTGAAACTTTCCTATTACGATTCCCTAGATGAGTTTTTCGAAAAAAATGCTGGTGGAGAATTCTACTATATTACTAAATTCGGACGCCATGTTTATAGTGACGTTGATTATAGTGATCCAAATAAAAATTATTTCTTTGTTTTTGGAAAAGAAACTACTGGTTTGCCTGATGAACTTTTACAAGCAAATGAGGAAAATTGTTTACGAATTCCAATGACTGATCATATTCGATCTTTAAATTTATCTAACACCGCAGCAGTTTTAGCATATGAAGCGTTACGTCAACAGAGTTTTGGCGCGCTTTTACAAGAACCAAATTACGATCGGAAAATCTTTAAAGACTAA
- a CDS encoding low molecular weight protein-tyrosine-phosphatase — protein sequence MVKVVFVCLGNICRSPMAEGLFRKEVANAGLTDEIEIDSAATGTWNLGKPPHRGTREVLKKHGINYEAMRARKVTDADFEQADYIIGMDQNNIADLNALNKNKDVTLRSLMSFVSGKEEEEIPDPYYTGDFDETERMVTEGVKALLAFITKK from the coding sequence TTGGTAAAAGTAGTATTTGTATGTTTAGGAAATATTTGCCGTTCTCCAATGGCAGAAGGACTTTTTCGAAAAGAAGTTGCTAATGCAGGGTTAACGGATGAAATAGAAATTGATTCTGCGGCAACGGGAACATGGAACTTAGGAAAACCACCGCACCGTGGTACAAGAGAAGTTTTGAAAAAGCACGGTATTAATTATGAAGCAATGCGTGCTCGGAAAGTAACGGATGCCGATTTTGAACAAGCTGATTATATTATTGGGATGGATCAAAATAATATAGCTGATTTAAATGCTCTTAATAAAAACAAAGACGTAACTCTTCGTTCACTGATGTCCTTTGTTTCAGGCAAGGAAGAGGAAGAAATTCCTGATCCTTATTACACTGGTGATTTTGATGAAACAGAGCGAATGGTAACGGAAGGAGTCAAAGCCCTTTTAGCTTTTATTACAAAAAAATAG
- the nfsA gene encoding oxygen-insensitive NADPH nitroreductase, with protein MNQAIDAILGHYSVRNFEDKALTEEELALLIKSAQAASTSSFVQAYSIIGITDKKIREQISAIAGNQPYTVQTGQLFIFVADLARHQAILEEHQVDTAALETSEKWLVSIIDAALAAQNMAVAAESLGFGICFIGGIRNDVGQIAEILDLPPYTMPLFGLTIGHPIKGKEKAKPRLPQDLVYHENTYQKMNPATLAEYDEQIKTYYDERTAGKRVEGWSEQIARGLGRKSRLDLKDFLQKQHLNQK; from the coding sequence GTGAATCAGGCGATAGATGCCATTTTAGGTCATTATTCAGTACGGAACTTTGAAGATAAAGCTTTAACAGAAGAAGAATTAGCTTTACTTATTAAAAGTGCGCAGGCCGCATCTACATCTAGTTTTGTTCAAGCATACTCTATAATCGGAATAACAGATAAAAAAATTCGAGAACAAATTTCTGCTATTGCGGGAAATCAACCATATACTGTACAAACAGGGCAATTATTTATCTTTGTTGCTGATCTAGCGAGACACCAAGCCATCCTAGAAGAACATCAAGTAGACACAGCCGCACTAGAAACTTCAGAAAAATGGCTTGTTTCCATTATTGATGCCGCACTTGCCGCGCAAAATATGGCTGTTGCCGCAGAATCGTTAGGATTTGGTATTTGCTTTATCGGAGGAATTCGTAATGACGTAGGGCAAATTGCCGAAATTCTTGATTTGCCACCATATACGATGCCGTTATTTGGTTTAACAATAGGCCACCCGATTAAAGGCAAAGAAAAAGCCAAACCTAGATTACCGCAAGATTTGGTTTATCACGAAAATACTTATCAAAAAATGAATCCAGCAACTTTAGCAGAATACGATGAACAAATAAAAACTTACTACGATGAACGAACAGCAGGAAAACGAGTAGAAGGCTGGTCCGAGCAGATTGCACGCGGGCTTGGAAGAAAAAGCCGGTTAGACTTAAAAGATTTTTTACAAAAGCAACATTTAAATCAAAAATAA
- a CDS encoding lmo0937 family membrane protein gives MLGIIWGIIVVLLAVWLLGIIFHVAGGLINILLVVVLILVIWNLIQMARNKRK, from the coding sequence ATGTTAGGAATTATTTGGGGAATTATAGTTGTTTTATTAGCAGTTTGGTTACTTGGAATTATTTTCCATGTAGCGGGCGGATTAATTAATATCTTGCTAGTAGTAGTGTTAATACTCGTTATTTGGAACTTAATTCAAATGGCTAGGAATAAACGTAAATAA
- the queG gene encoding tRNA epoxyqueuosine(34) reductase QueG, which yields MIVKPESNYAALKEELIAYAHEIGIQKIGFTTADPFLFLKERLLEAEALDLFTGFEHPVIDERVYPELIFKEPQSIIAIALAYPSKLKEAPTSKKEARRGVFARASWGIDYHTVLREKLALLEQFLSERLPDVRMKSMVDTGELSDVAVAERAGIGWRGKNTLLITPEFGSWVYLGEMITNIPFEPDTPASDLCGSCNQCVKACPTGSLLGEGKMNPKICLSYLTQTKDFLDEKYREVLHNRLYGCDTCQVVCPYNRGHDFHFHEEMEPDPELVRPELKPLLHISNRAFKEQFGDMAGSWRGKKPIQRNAIIILARYKDKTAVPDLIDCLENDPRPVIRGTAGWALRKIGGEQAEEAVQKALQNEQDEQVLQELTAIPN from the coding sequence ATGATAGTGAAGCCAGAATCAAATTACGCAGCGCTAAAAGAAGAGCTAATTGCTTATGCACATGAAATTGGAATTCAAAAAATTGGTTTTACGACAGCAGACCCTTTTTTATTTTTAAAGGAACGGTTATTAGAAGCTGAAGCGTTAGATCTTTTTACAGGGTTTGAGCATCCGGTTATTGATGAGCGTGTTTATCCAGAGCTTATTTTCAAAGAACCCCAGTCGATTATTGCTATTGCACTTGCTTACCCATCTAAATTAAAAGAAGCGCCTACCAGCAAAAAAGAAGCAAGACGTGGCGTTTTTGCTAGAGCTTCGTGGGGCATCGATTATCATACTGTTTTACGAGAAAAATTAGCTCTACTGGAACAATTTTTAAGTGAGCGTTTGCCTGATGTACGAATGAAATCTATGGTAGATACCGGTGAATTATCGGATGTAGCTGTGGCAGAACGAGCTGGCATTGGTTGGCGCGGGAAAAACACGCTGCTTATAACGCCAGAATTCGGCTCTTGGGTTTATTTAGGGGAAATGATAACCAATATTCCTTTTGAACCAGATACGCCTGCTAGCGACTTGTGTGGCAGCTGCAACCAATGTGTAAAAGCTTGTCCAACAGGTTCCTTGTTAGGTGAAGGGAAAATGAATCCGAAAATATGTTTAAGCTACCTCACCCAAACAAAAGACTTTCTAGATGAAAAATATCGCGAAGTATTGCATAATCGTTTGTATGGCTGTGATACTTGTCAGGTAGTTTGTCCATATAATCGCGGTCATGATTTTCATTTTCATGAGGAAATGGAGCCGGATCCGGAACTTGTTCGTCCCGAGTTAAAGCCACTGCTACATATTTCAAACCGCGCTTTTAAAGAGCAGTTTGGCGATATGGCTGGTTCATGGCGCGGGAAAAAGCCAATCCAACGAAATGCGATAATTATTTTAGCTCGTTATAAAGATAAAACCGCAGTACCAGACTTAATTGATTGCTTGGAAAATGATCCGAGGCCAGTCATTCGCGGAACCGCTGGATGGGCCTTACGTAAAATCGGCGGGGAACAAGCTGAAGAAGCTGTCCAAAAAGCGCTCCAAAACGAACAAGATGAACAAGTACTCCAAGAATTAACAGCAATACCAAATTAA